Proteins co-encoded in one Synergistes jonesii genomic window:
- the thiD gene encoding bifunctional hydroxymethylpyrimidine kinase/phosphomethylpyrimidine kinase yields MRQGIYRGIAMSIAGSDSGGGAGIQADLKTFAALKVFGTTAITAVTVQNSIGVTGIHSVPPEIIRTQILSVGGDFKLDAVKTGMLGNRGAVSAAAAALRELRIEKIVVDPVMVAQSGDTLLEEDAVDAVKKLIVPLAAIVTPNLPEAEKLAGMKISGVDDMAEAARVIAKSGCGAVLVKGGHLPGEPETITDVLYNGGKISLLRDKRIDTKANHGTGCTLSSAIAAELAAGCRLEEAVGRGRKYLRAGLLNGVTAGHGAGCLGHAVEMPWIEAAHA; encoded by the coding sequence ATGCGGCAGGGAATATACCGCGGGATAGCGATGTCGATAGCGGGAAGCGATTCGGGAGGCGGAGCCGGGATACAGGCCGACCTAAAGACCTTCGCCGCCCTTAAGGTCTTCGGCACTACCGCGATAACTGCGGTAACGGTGCAAAACTCGATAGGCGTGACGGGGATACACAGCGTGCCGCCGGAAATAATCAGAACTCAGATACTCTCGGTAGGCGGCGACTTCAAGCTCGACGCCGTCAAGACGGGGATGCTCGGCAACCGCGGTGCGGTGAGCGCGGCGGCTGCGGCGCTGCGCGAACTCCGCATCGAAAAGATAGTAGTCGACCCGGTGATGGTCGCGCAGAGCGGAGACACTCTGCTGGAAGAGGACGCGGTCGACGCAGTGAAAAAGCTCATCGTGCCGCTGGCCGCGATCGTAACGCCGAACCTGCCGGAAGCGGAAAAGCTGGCCGGCATGAAGATAAGCGGCGTGGACGACATGGCGGAGGCGGCGCGCGTGATAGCAAAGAGCGGCTGCGGCGCGGTGCTGGTGAAGGGGGGGCATCTGCCAGGCGAGCCTGAGACGATAACCGACGTGCTTTACAACGGCGGCAAAATATCTTTGCTGCGCGACAAGAGAATCGACACGAAGGCGAACCACGGCACGGGCTGCACGCTGAGCTCAGCGATCGCCGCGGAGCTCGCGGCCGGCTGCCGCCTCGAAGAAGCGGTGGGGCGCGGCAGAAAATATCTGCGCGCCGGACTGCTCAACGGGGTTACGGCCGGGCACGGCGCGGGCTGTCTCGGGCACGCCGTCGAGATGCCGTGGATAGAGGCAGCGCATGCCTGA